In the Thunnus thynnus chromosome 24, fThuThy2.1, whole genome shotgun sequence genome, ttgttgcagCACGTCTGCATCCAGTAGACTATTTAGTATGAAACACAGGCGCCTGATACTGTATCAGTAGCCTATGTGAcgctcacaaaaacaaagggaTTTTATGAGGATGACGTATGACTGCAGCGTTCTACTATAGTCATACGTCATTGTTCAGTTTTAACAACAGCTGACGTTTTTGACCTTTGAGCACAAAATGAAGTTATTTGTCCACAAATATTTGGTGAACATTGTGGCTAATCAACATGGTcagaaaatgactcagaaaaatatgaaatatctcaaaaatgccaaaatacactGGAGGGAGGCTTTAAatagtatttaaatgtttgaaaacaacatttgaatgtgTAAATCTGAAGGAGATTTTACCTCATAAAAATCATccttatgtctgcagtttagtgtcaccacaactttcacatcatattaatctcagcacacAAGTAAgaaatggtgtctgacctcagagtctccagtctacagtgtggactctccagaaaatcaaaCTGCAGATTCCTTCCTGAACCGTCCCGACTGGAGTTGTAGCTCAGatcaagctctctcagatgggaggggttggacttcagagttGAGAGCAGAGatgcacagctgatctctgacaaactgcagctcttcaatctgaataaagaagaaATCATGTAGCGTTAGAAGCAGTTTACATGGGTGCAAGAGCTCTGTCTACAGACGGATTTCCATCAAAAGTGAATTATTTGTTCCATCatagtctgtttgtttttaccactaacacaaaaaagattttactcTGCCAccacatttctgcttttttcactttgtaaaCGATTAAACGGCGAGGGAAAGAGACGTTGGTTGTTCCAGACATCAACGCTTGTTCCAGCTTCCTGCGGTTGTTTATGCATCGATTTATACGTCTGTTTTCTCCAAAATAATCAAAGTTATggcagttttatttaatgtgcaCTTATTTCTCTGTAGGGATGGGTACCGAAACCCGGTATTAAACGAGCCCCGAGGATAAATTTTTAAAGACTGTAGTATTGATAAACTCCGATGTTACCGGTTCTTTTATCAgcactttttaatgttttggtgtaATTTATTCTCAAACTGCAgcctctcctccacacacacacacacacacacacacacacacacacacacacacacacacacacacagtcagaggaCTACCAAGGCTGGACTGGGAGAACTGGTGTCTTTGACTGGGCCATAAGTTATTAACTAACTCACTCCCCTGCCATCGCCCAATACTTGGACTTCTGCACTTAACCGTGTTCCTTGTTAGAGCCTGACATACAGTTCATATTTGGACATGATGTAACatgtctgctgctgttcattatattttcatttatatttcaactgtttttgaCAGACAGCATTATATTGACAAAACATCTTTCATTTATGTAatcttcatctttttatttgtacCACTGATATGCCTTAAGGCTGGACAATATCTCCAGTATATTCAGATGTTACATGATATAGAGCCAGATATTATCTGAGAGTTTGCTTGTAATTCTGTGATGTAGCTCAGTTGTCTGTAACTGTTGCTGCTCCACAAAGCAAGGTTAGTAAGTTTACCACATGACTTTAAAAATGGTAAAACTGCTGAAATTTGCTTTGTTATCATGAACTTGAATTGTCAATCATAATTGAATCATATCCAAATAGCTCATTCAAATGTTGCTTTACAGATTCAAAACACtatcatgatgatgtcatcttttcACACTTATCTGCTTAACTTTCTAATCCTGCTTTGTGGAACAGTCCTCTGGTTAAAAGCTGCTTAACAGCAAATGATGCAGTTTTATTCAACTGAACTCTTCTGTTCTGGTCACCTGCTTTGGTTTTCTAAacactgtttcatattttgaaatatattgttAGTCAAAAAGGTGATACTGTATAGTTGATCATGTCAATATTTCTGAGCCTAAGTGCCTTGTACTACTATTTCCATCAAAAAGCCAAAGACAGTTTGAGAGAGAACGCTCtgtttcagctttttgtttAACATGCAATTGTTCTGCATGTGAACTTTCCAActttatattcaaataaaaagtcaagTGCAATaagaagctgtgtttttttctcttacatTGTAATTACATGATTGAAAATATCAATGATTTAGCTCTGTTCTTCATTCCtaaagaacattttgttctgGTTTGCATTATGTGCTTGTAGCCAGCTTTGGACAGAGATTTTATGAAGAATGACAACCAGGTCtattaaaacctttttcttAACAAAAGTGTCTTTAATTGTATATATTGTGACTATTCCTATGTGTTTAACCTGCTAAGTCAGTATTCATTTAGGTTAAAAATaggtttattaaaatgtttgtaaaaaaaatacaaactaaataGTTCAATCAAACAAATCTGTCAACTGTAAgatactgtaaaagaaaaaaaacagttatattaataaagcaatgaaaaaccagatcatactgtatttttcattaacaGCATGAAACCGTAAACTTtagtaacagtaaaaaaatgttaattttacagTAACTTAATGGCAACCCTGCTGCCAGTTGTTGAATGTTCTTACAGGAagttttaacagtgtgtgtgtagaggtgtgtgtgtttctactgtagcagcctggtgtcatcaggagatttaatgaaggtaaacacagtgaacggtGGTGCGTAACGGCACTGCGCTCTGGCGCAgcacttctcagaggctgcagatttatcaacatatcagtcctgctgacttcagatgctgcagggatttaatgaagtgaaggagaagcttttcatacagtagaaacagctgtggacaacagatactgtaacaatcacccacattcatttatacatcactgcacactgatttactgactttcctgctttaaccacatgaaaccttattttctgtgcacatgttggttggagagtgtttaactgaaataaatgatttatatttgaagcattaatctgttgttgcagCACGTCTGCATCCAGTAGACTATTTAGTATGAAACACAGGCGCCTGATACTGTATCAGTAGCCTATGTGAcgctcacaaaaacaaagggaTTTTATGAGGATGACGTATGACTGCAGCGTTCTACTATAGTCATACGTCATTGTTCAGTTTTAACAACAGCTGACATTTTTGATCTTTCAGCACAAAATGAAGTTATTTGTCCACAAATATTTGGTGAACATTGTGGCTAATCAACATGGTcagaaaatgactcagaaaaatatgaaatatctcaaaaatgccaaaatacactGGAGGGAGGCTTTAAatagtatttaaatgtttgaaaacaacatttgaatgtgTAAATCTGAAGGAGATTTTACCTCATAAAAATCATccttatgtctgcagtttagtgtcaccacaactttcacatcatattaatctcagcacacAAGTAAgaaatggtgtctgacctcagagtctccagtctacagtctggactctccagaaaatcaaaCTGCAGATTCTTTTCTGAACGGTCCCGACTGTAGTCTTcactcagatccagctctctcagatgggaggggttggacttcagagctgagagcagagaagcacagctgatctctgacaaactgcagctcttcaatctgaataaagaagaaATCATGTAGCGTTAGAAGCAGATTACATGGGTGCAAGAGCTCCGTCTACAGGCGGATTTCCATCAACAGTGAATTATTTGTTCCATCatagtctgtttatttttaccactaacacaaaaaagattttactcTGCCAccacatttctgcttttttcactttgtttatGATTAAACGGCGAGGGAAAGAGACGTTGGTTGTTCCAGACATCAACGCTTGTTCCAGCTTCCTGCGGTTGTTTATGCATCGATTTATACGTCTGTTTCCTCCAAAATAATCAAAGGTACggcagttttatttaatgtgcaCTTATTTCTCTGTAGGGATGGGTACCGAAACCCGGTATTAAACGAGCCCCGAGGATAAATTATTCAAGACTGTAGTATTGATAAGCTCCGATGTTACCGGTTCTTTTATCAgcactttttaatgttttggtgtaATTTATTCTCAAACTGCAGCCTGCAGAATTCACCAAAttgcatcatttaaaaaaacattttgcagggGGGGCATGCCTCCAGACCCCCCGAGGTGACTTCATGCCTCGACGCTCGTCGTTGGACACCAGTAGAAAAAAGttaagtcaaaataaaaatttcTCTTCAGCATCCATGAGATTATTGTGTTTGaaatcattcaatgtttcataatatgttcagagctgaagaaggtttagaatgaacaagtttagaaaatggaaactccaaacacctgaacccaacaggatgcaggttaaaaactgtcaaatacaaacagtgaaaaagagcttcattaatattaatgacaacatgctgctacttcaataaacacacagtgaCTTAACAGTGAATTAGCCAGTGCAGCTTTTTCATCTTATATTAAGGTTTCAAATCGGCAGCTCTGATACAGTCAATAGattaaaccactgaagaagaaaatagacgTTAATAGTAAGATACTCAGTGTGGATCAACATAACATCATccttatgtctgcagtttagtgtcaccacaacttttacatcatattaatctcacaGGGATTACAGCCAGGTCATGTTATTCACCTGTAATTTGTAAACCTATATTACTTGACACCTGCTAAACAAATAACACAAGATGTAAAATTTTGAGATTTCAGCATCACTTCACACATAATCATGGAGCTCTTTTTGACTGGTCCTTGGATCTTGGGCTACTCTTCTGACTCATTTTCTTACTGCTCGGTCAGCAATCTTGTGAGGAGCTCCTGTGTGTAGCCGGTTGATGGTGGAGTGAAGCTGCTTCCACTTGCAGATAATGGTCCCAATGGTGCTTATGGGAACATTTAGGAGTTGAGAAATCAGTCAGTAACCTGTGCCATTCCTGTTGCTCAACAATCTTGTTGTGAAGGTTTTGGGAGAGCTCTTTGTCTCTAATCATCATGAGATGGTTCTTGCATGACAGCTTGGTAACAAATAATATCTTCACAGATGTCTAACCCTTTTTAAAAGAGTGGAAGTGCTAACAGCCACATGCACTAACCCAGCTGATTGTAATTAGCACAGGTAAGAGGACTAATTAATGGAATCACCTGGTTCAGTGCTTTTTCTTACTGCCTGTTCAATACTTTTGTCCTGTGTCATTCCAATTCAATGCACATAAGTGTTTTGTTGATTGGGATGTTATGATTTCTTTAGCTGTGTTGCCTTATTGATTTAATACCAATGTCTGCTCTTAATTTCATATGGATAGCTGCACTGGAAATATGTCTCCCGAAAAAAGGTTGATGTGTTGAATACTTATTTCCCCCGctgtacatttatattttcttattgattAATGATTATTATACACATAAGATTAAGGGAAGACAACGCACCTGAAATAATTATATTTGTTCTGACTTATTACATGAGTTTGcctaatttgcataatttcatattaaaaattaaaggttataatacagaaatatattggATGAGAGTGTATATTACTAAGTTTCATTTTGATAGAAGAACATGGATTATTTTGTCCTTATTCAACTGTGGTGCCTTAAAACACATCCACCCTCATCCATGTTTAGGTTATTAAGAAATTTCACATAGGCTTGGCTCTGCTGCAAATTGAGCCTACTGGTATAGAAAAAATAGATGATATAAATTAGGGATGTCAATGATTCATCGATTATGGGTTAATTGCCATTAATAATTCAACTGATTGAGTTACAGGTGTTTCTGGTGACCGCCCGTAAGGGCCGCACAAGCTGTAAAACGAACGCACCTCCCTGCCTTCCGACGAAGAAAAACAGTTGCAGACTCGCAGTGAGCCTCAATCTGCTCACTGTGTCGTCTGGTTGAACTCTGAAGCATAAAGCTGTGAAAACTCCACGGAGTTGTTGTCTGGCGGCTATGCGGTTTAGCTATCTGAGGCTCATGCTAACACTAAACTAACATGttgaacagaagcagctgctcGGTTAATGCAGGCTGAGAGCTGACTGTCACACAGCAGGACTCTAATTACACATGCttccaacaaaatcaacacaaaagtgATGAACTGTCTAAGCGACACTCCCCTGATCtgaatataaatgcattttagcgGTGACAGTAAATGGACAGATAAAGTCACAGCAACAGTATTGTTTCATCCCCGGGACATCCGTccagctgagcagctgtttccagcagctggacTAATGTTAGCTACAGTAAACACACGTCACTCCATCATATAGATCAGGTCTGCAgattgttttatataaaactaaCCAGATGATGTCTGTTGTGGGGAGATTGGGGTAACctgtttcacatttacattgttACACTACAATGTCCACTGTACCAACAAAttatatgcatttattttagtctaaaatacaaaatgtgtaatatttcaCTTACTATTGTATATCTGAGCAGGCTGCAagttatatactgtagataaacACCCACTATACACTATGTACTATACATAAAGTAACAtcattttaccatttaccattacctatgtttgacacaaaataaGAGTAGACTACATTaggagttaaaagaaaaaaataagcaaacacCAGGttacttaaatgataaataacacaaataatgacttaatttaGAAATTACAGAGCTCACGTCTGTTGCTATTCAACAACTGGCCGCCAATATCCAAAGcattaaacacagcaaacagctgcacaacttCCAGCTTCACTAGAGGACAGCCAGAGCGCCCCCGCCGGCGGGAGCAGCGCTGCCGTCGTAGAAGCAAACGCGTCACAGGGTATTTAACACGGAAGAGTATAATCACACCACGTACCGTTTTGTTCAGAAGAAGCTCGGCTAGTAAGCTAGCGTAACCATTTCTACCTAAACGAAACACAAGTCAAACACCAAGCAACTGTGAGCGTGTAACAAAAAGCGCCCCTGATATCTTTCATTTCACGctatccacacacacatcaaatgaATCCTGAGATTTCACAGATTCCAGAAATATAACTCCTATCACTACCCGACCAAAACTCACTGGAAAAAACGTCGAAGTAATATAGAAAAACCTCCGTTTTTAAATTAACAACTACAAATTGTGTCTTACCTTTGCTGTTTCTGTAATCAAAAGTTGCGTCTGGCCGCACAAAACCACTAGTAATGGCTACTCCAATGTCTCTGGGTCATTTTGAGTTGATTACAGCCTTTCTGTATCCACTTTCCCGGTAGGAAGGACAGAGTGAAATCGGCCATCGTCTAAGCCTTCCATGCGAACACACGGTCTATGTCTCCATCTAGTGGTTGAATCGTAGTACTGACACAGATTCAGTCAAAAGCAATCGATAGTGGAGTTTGTGAGCTTTGATTAGAGGCCTAAACCGTCCAAATATGGTCCAAATCGACCAATGGTTTCCGGAGATATTGATGCGTATTGCTCAGGTTAGCTGAGATCGTTGCTCAGATTACATTAGGATTACATCACATTTGATGTAATTACAAATAGCTAATTTGGAATTTTTTCTCCACTAAAACTTATCTAACTTTGCTCTGCTTCACCTTCTTAGCATCAAAATGATGCTAAGAAGGTGATGTTCACATGTTTTATGGTTTACTAGAGGTTTTGGGCTGCAACTCCATCATTTCAAAGGGGATATTCACTATAATACTGTtaagttgggttttttttgtggaaatgaAATCTTTCATTTATGCCATGTTCCATCTTCATTTACTCTGACCCAGTAACATCTATACTGATGCTTACACCTCTGCACAAATCTCACAAGTGTGACCTTTATTATGATATAGAAAGTGTTCATATAAACCTTGTAGTTAcagagatatactgtatttattatgAGTATGCCATTTTCGAGCAGGGGCCTGAGTCAGAGGCCTAGGGCTTAAGAGGTTAATTAGATCAGACTAGATGTCTTGGACAAACCtaacaattaattaacatttaaccaaaattGCTGGAGCCTTCAATGGTAAATAACCTGTAACTTTATCCTacaaatcagaatcagaatcatctttattggccaagtatgtttacacatacaagcaaTTTGACTCCGctttagtggctctcaatgttcttacacagaataacaacacaacaatcttcagaaatatacacaaggaatgactatatacaggtgaatctgtttctgtgaactgtaaacaggattcAAATAGTGTAACGAAGTGAATAGTGTGAGGATtgatgagataaatattaaatggtaaaaaaaatgacGTTActtcatatacatatattaggtggttatgtacagtatattcagcCTGTTAATACACCCACCGGGCGCACGGGCCAACAGTTAGGTCTACAGCCTACAGGACACAATTAAACATCTATCtgcttgttattttcttttaataataatgtttaatttactTGCAATTAGTAGGATAAACGTGAACTTGCCCAGCgccaagctaacgttagctgaccAACTACCATCTGTAGCAAACCGTTATTTATCTGTCCATcgtttatgttttcatattattcatattattgttGAActttcaacaacaataatatgaaTCTTACCATTTTTATTCCATCATGTTGAATTCCGATGTTTGTTCTGTCACTCAGAACTATGAGCTAAAGTTGAGCGATGCTCTGTGTTTAGATATTCCGCGCTGTCTGTGTCACGTGATTCATGCAAACAATCACATTGGCTACTGAGATGTGACAATCTACGAAGAACATCTGGTTGATGCAgctctcactgttttttttttacaccatcaAAATCCACAAACGAAATACAGAATGAATAGGAagtttctctctcattctttcttttttttctcctcggATCTACACTGATCTCATAAATGGCCTCTATGgacacaacattcagacacctattcatgtcaacacagataaataaaatgctgctgactgtaaaatggatcaaattaaacATGTTGGATTAAAAGCTTAtgtattacttttatttatcttcttCCTGTAAATGGTAAcaggaaattaatattttcctcCTACTGAGGAACTTATTTCCAACCACAGATTTACTCTCATCATCACCGCTGACTAACAGTGATCAGTGCCAAACACCAGACTTTCACATGACTTCCCTTCTATCTGGTGGTGCAGCTACACAAAGTGACATCATTTTCTGCCAGGAAGCATCATGCACATGTTGAAGTGTAGCAGCTAAAACACGACTTGAGATACAAACTGCATTTGGAAATATGATTTGCTCTCTTTGTCTGTACTCCTGTGTGAGAgtattaaagtgtgtgtgagagagacttTATGTATAAGTTCCTACAAAATAGTGTGTtatcaatatttaatatataagaCATTATTCATGAATATGCAATGAAAGTCTTGAACTTTTTTCCCATTTGGTTTATAGATTTGAGTTTCACACACGTaccaaaaattataaacattaaattGGTCTAACATAAAGTTGTCCAATAATTTCTTACAAATATCAGACCCTTTCGATGGTAGACTGAATTCAAATTGAAATCAACTGTTCAggcattttggattttaaacattttagtgatttgtgaaatacaaatgaatcaaattaaatgtgaaacTTCTATTATGAATTTAAATAACTGGGTACATACAAGACATACAAGAGGAAAACGCAGTcggtgaactgacctcagagtctccagtctacagtttggactctccagtccagcagacagaatCAATCCTGAGTCCTTCAGGTTGGAGTTTTCACTCAGGTCAAGCTCTCtgagatgggaggggttggacttcagagctgaggccacaacttcacagtgagtCTTTGAGAGTCCACAGTCCTTAAGCCTGTTATTAcaaattatattacatttaaatatgctAAAATCAAACACCTCTATGATGAATATAGACACTATGCATTTTGATGACAAAGCAAATTGTGTTTTGAGGGGTCAGCAGCTCCATATAGTGCATTTATGGTAAAATGCTGTCTGTTGTGATAAAATGATGACTGTCAAAACACAAATCCTTAAGTCCTGAAGTTCTTTTGCTGGATTTGTATTAAAACTAGAAGGTGAAGgataaactgtaaaatgtaacattGTTTATAATTAAACAGAATAACTGTGTTCATAAGTGTAAACACATCAACTACAAAGTTTTTCTTGCTCTCAAAGTTTTGGTTACAACTGAAGAACAATTGTTGTGAGAATAACTGGTTTACAATTTTGGCAACAAGCAGCTGTAACACAAGCTGAACACAATTTAACAGTTTGTAAGTTTTacagtgtgcatgtatgtaaagGAGGGATGTATGATATGTCAGTGGCTGATATTTTTGgctgagaaatgagaaaatgtaactactgtattgttattgttttggtaaTTGAATTTCAGTCAATAATTGTGTCCGATAATGCAGAGCCTTTTTACAGTGACTGTGGACTAGTGACATCATTCTAAACCTGGTTGTGAACAGGGACTTTTTAAGGTCAGGTCTTGTGTTGGTACTGGAGTGGACTGAGAGTAACAGAACAGACATGGTTTTAGAGTAGATTATAGTAGTCTGTACAGTCCTGCCTCTCTtgcctttctctcctctgatcTCTGTGTTGCTGCCTGTTTGCACAAGGCCAGCGTAacttacaaacaaacataacctACATTGTTTTAAGATTAATAATATTGGTTATCGTATTGGTATCAGACACAACAAACATAATTATCAATCGTTGTCATTGGCCCTGAAATTCCACATCAGTGCATCTCTAATGTAAAGTGATTCACACTTTACAGCATGCActatacatttacattacactTTACTGTAATATTGATATGATTGATGTAAAGTTGGCTTTataatgttgatattttgtttcCCAATCACTCTCAACACTGTAAAACACTCCcttaaaaatgtttatcttAGTTACAGGTACAAAGAGTACAACGTTTGGAGATCAAATAGGCTCTTCAGAGTTGAGTACAgaggcaacaggaagtatctaAAACATTTTGGACTGAGCAGCTGGACatgagagagatgtgtgtgtgtgttctgcagttATTGATTTATAATGTTGATAATCACATCTAGACTTACACAgcctttctgcagttcctcacagctgggatcagtctCCGTCGTCCCTCATCTGATGTGTTGTACTTCTTCAGGTCCAACTCATCCAGAACCTCTtctgacatctgcagcatgtaggacagagctgagcagtggatCTCAGAGAGTTTCTTCTctgatctgttctctgacttGAGGAACTTTTGGATCTCCTGATGTACTGAGCGGTCgttcatctccatcagacagtggaagatgttgatgcttctgtcaggagagaCATTAGTATTCATCTTCTTCAGGTTGTTGACGGCTCTCTGGATGATTTCTAGACTGTTCTTTTTCCAATCCAGCAGGCCTCCTAAGAGATGCTGGTTGGACTCCAGAGAGAGACCATGAAGGAAACGAACAAACAGGTCCAGGTGGCCATTTTCACTTTCAAGAGATTTCTTCATGGCTTTCATCAGGAAGTCATCCAGAGTTGGGTCATCGTTTCTGAAATGCTTAGAAATCTTCTTAAGGAAAGACTCTGGTTTTGATTCCTCGTGTTTGTAGTCTTCTCCCAGGAAGGCCTTCAGTACCTCTGTGTTGCTGCTGGTGTAACAGTGGTACatgtagactgcagccagaaactcctgaacactcagatgAACAAAGCTGTAGACTGTTTTCTTGAATGTCACACTCTCTGTTTTGAGGATCTCTGTACAAAATCCTGAGTACACCGAGGCCTCTTTGACATCAAGACCGCACTGCTCCAGGTCTTCTTGGTAGAAtatgatgtttcctttctctAGCTGTTCAAACGCCAGCCTCCCCAGCTTCAGAAGAACTTCCCTGTCTGCCTTCATCAGTTTCTGTGGCCTCGTTTCATGTCCCTCATTATActtctgcttcttcctctttgtctgaaccaGCAAGAAGTGTGAGTACatgtcagtcagggtcttgggcagctctcctctctggtctgtagtcaacatatgctccagaactgtagcagtgatccagcagaagactgggatgtgacacatgatgtggaggctcctgGATGTCTTAATGTGTGAGATGATTTTGCTGAAGAGATCTTCATCACTGAATCtcctcctgaagtactcctccttttGGGCGTCAGTGAAGCCTCGTACTTCTGTTACCCTGTGAACACATgtaggagggatctgattggctgctgcaggtcgggaaGTTATCCAGACGAGAGCTGAGGGAAGTAGATTCCCCTTGAAGAGGTTTGTCAACAGCACGTTGACTGATGacttctgtgtgacatcagacatGATCGTCATGTTGTTGAAATCTAAtgaaagtctgctttcatccaggccgtcaaagatgaacaaaactttacagacagcgagcttctctgctgtgaccttctgtAATTTTGGATGGAAAACATGGATCAGCATGAGAAGACTGTACTGCTCATTTTTGATCAAGTTCAGCTccctgaatgaaaacagaatcaccagactgacatcttggttttccaagccctctgcccagtccagagtaaacttctgcactgagaaggtttttccaacACCAGCAACGCCGCTCGTCAGAACAAATCTGATGTGTCCCTGTTGGTCAGGTAAGATTTTAAAGATGTCGTGACACTTGATTGGAGTGTCATGGAGGGTCTTCATCTTGGAAGCTGTCTCAAGCTGCCTCACCTCATGTTGGGTATTAACCACTTTactctgtccctctgtgatgtagagctcagtgtagatGCTGTTGAGGAGGatttcacttcctgcttcatcagTTCCTTCAGTCACATGTTCACATCTCCTCCTCAGACTGATCTTATGTTCATGTAAAACCTCCTGGAGAGCAACATTCACTAAAACAGAGACAACATGTGAAACTAAACAAAGGGAATCTGACAATAATTCATTATTaccaacacaaaaacaatcagTCTTACTTTGTACAGTGATGGTCTGACTGTCTAGATCCTTCTGGACGTCCTCCtgacacaaagaacagcaggacagctgctcctccacagaAACACCACTCTTCCTATT is a window encoding:
- the LOC137177368 gene encoding NLR family CARD domain-containing protein 3-like isoform X7, whose translation is MDKMASDTGLTEVHKMSARVEEEEGRAEPPVSNVLSMKSDRYNDHFLTFSNKPGPSNTKGQTDHRQRAESPASDCLSMKSDRSNRDPPTFSNEPGPSDTKGQTDHRQRSESPASDCLSMKSDRSNRDPPTFNNEPGPSDTKGQTDHRQRAESPASDCLSMKSDRSNRDPPTFSNEPGPSDTKGQTDHRQRAESPASDCLSMKSDRSNRDPPTFSNEPGPSDTKEKNRKSGVSVEEQLSCCSLCQEDVQKDLDSQTITVQMNVALQEVLHEHKISLRRRCEHVTEGTDEAGSEILLNSIYTELYITEGQSKVVNTQHEVRQLETASKMKTLHDTPIKCHDIFKILPDQQGHIRFVLTSGVAGVGKTFSVQKFTLDWAEGLENQDVSLVILFSFRELNLIKNEQYSLLMLIHVFHPKLQKVTAEKLAVCKVLFIFDGLDESRLSLDFNNMTIMSDVTQKSSVNVLLTNLFKGNLLPSALVWITSRPAAANQIPPTCVHRVTEVRGFTDAQKEEYFRRRFSDEDLFSKIISHIKTSRSLHIMCHIPVFCWITATVLEHMLTTDQRGELPKTLTDMYSHFLLVQTKRKKQKYNEGHETRPQKLMKADREVLLKLGRLAFEQLEKGNIIFYQEDLEQCGLDVKEASVYSGFCTEILKTESVTFKKTVYSFVHLSVQEFLAAVYMYHCYTSSNTEVLKAFLGEDYKHEESKPESFLKKISKHFRNDDPTLDDFLMKAMKKSLESENGHLDLFVRFLHGLSLESNQHLLGGLLDWKKNSLEIIQRAVNNLKKMNTNVSPDRSINIFHCLMEMNDRSVHQEIQKFLKSENRSEKKLSEIHCSALSYMLQMSEEVLDELDLKKYNTSDEGRRRLIPAVRNCRKAVLKDCGLSKTHCEVVASALKSNPSHLRELDLSENSNLKDSGLILSAGLESPNCRLETLRLKSCSLSEISCASLLSALKSNPSHLRELDLSEDYSRDRSEKNLQFDFLESPDCRLETLRLKSCSLSEISCASLLSTLKSNPSHLRELDLSYNSSRDGSGRNLQFDFLESPHCRLETLRLKSCSLSEISCASLLSALKSNPSHLRELELSDSKSLNSSRTKLPFDFLESPDCRLETLRLKSCSLSEISCASLLSALKSNPSHLRELELSDNESLNGSRRKLCDFLESPHCRLETLRLKSCSLSEISCASLLSALKSNPSHLRELELSDNESLNGSRRKLCDFLESPHCRLETLRLKSCRLSEISCASLLSALKSNPSHLRELNLSDNKSLNGSGTKLPFDFLESPDCRLETLRLKSCSLSEISCASLLSALKSNPSHLRELDLNYNESLNRSRTKLPFDFLESPHCRLETLRLKSCWLSEISCASLLSALKSNPSHLRELELSNNFSRDDSERNLQFDFLESPHCRLETLRLRSCSLSEISCASLLSALKSNPSHLRELELSGNYSRDGSERNLQFDFLESPDCRLETLRLYGCGLSEISCASLVSALKSNPSHLRELNLFGNSSSSSDKKLLSDLQESPDCRLKTLSLW